In Anaeromyxobacter diazotrophicus, the sequence CGCCAGCCCGACGAGCGCCACCTGTGCCTCGCCGACTACTTCCGCGAGGAGCCCGGCTCGGACGTGGTCGCGTTCCAGGTGGTGACGGTCGGCGCCGAGGCGACGCGGCTCGCCGATCGCTGGCAGGAGGAGGGCGAGTACAGCCGCGCGCTCTACCTGCACGGCCTCGCCGTCGAGACCGCCGAGGCGCTCGCCGACCACTGGCACGCGGTGGTGCGGCGCGAGCTCGGCCTCCCGAAGGACCAGGGCAAGCGCTACTCGCCCGGCTACCCCGCCTGGCCGGAGCTGACGGACCAGCGCCAGCTCTGGAAGCTGCTCGACCCCGAGCGGACCATCGGCGTGGCGCTCACCAGCGCCGACCAGATGATCCCGGAGCAGTCCACCTCCGCGATCGTGCTCCACCACCCGGAGGCGGTGTACTACACGGTGCGTGGAGCGCCGACCGCCGCGGCGGGGTAGCGGCGCGCCGGCCGCTTGGGGCGCGCGGCGGGAGGCCGCTCCCGGGCCCGCTCCGGGCTAGCAAGAAATTTGAGAGCCTCGCCGGCCAGCGCCGCGCGACCCCTGCGAAATGGGCGCGATCCGCCGGTTCCGGGGTCCGGCACTCCACTTGCTACCGGGCCGCCCCGTGCACCTCCCCCTCCCGCGAGCGCTCGCGCTCCTCGCCGCCCTGGCCGCGGCGGTGCCGCCCCCGGCGCGCGCCGCGGCGCCCGCCGTCCCGGAGCCGCTCGCCCTGCCCCCGCGCCTCACGCTCGAGGAGGCCTCGCGGCTCTTCCGGGAGCGGGGGCTCGATCTCCTGCTCGCCGACGCGGCGGTGGCCTCGGCCGAGGGCGATCTGTCCGCCGCCGGCGCGGTGGCGAACCCGCAGCTCTCGGCGTCGTACGGGCGCTCGCGCACGTTCGGCGACTGCGTCGACGTGCAGGGCAACCCGTCGGCGTGCGGCTGGCTCCCGCAGCCGCAGTACGGGCTCGGCCTCTCCGACTCGGGCGCCGTCTTCGACGTCCTCACCGGCAAGCGCGGCCTGCGCGTCGACGCCGCCCGCGCCGCGCTCCAGGCGGCGCGCGCCTCCCGGGCCGACGCGGAGCGGACGGTCGGCGCGCAGGTGCGGCAACAGGTGGCGCAGGTGGTGCTGGCGCAGGAGTCCTCGCGCTTCGCCCGCGAGGTGGCGGCGGCGCAGGCGAGCGCGCTCGAGCTCACCCGCACCCGCGAGGCGGCGGGCGCGATCAGCGAGGCGGACGTCGCGCGGGTGGAGGTGGCGAAGCTCGAGGCCGACCAGGCGGTGGACGCGGCGGCGCAAGCGCTCCGCGACGCGCGCGCCCAGCTCGCCTTCCTGCTCGGCGCGCGCGGCGAGGTGCCGGAGTTCGAGGTGGACGCGCCGGACCTTGCGCAGGGGCGCGAGCCGCCCGCGCTCGCCGGCGCGACCGCCCCCGCCCTGCTGGCGCGCGCGGCGGAGCGGCGCCCGGACCTGCACGCGGCGCGGCTCCAGCGCGAGCGCGCCGAGGCCGCGCTGGCGCTGGCGCGCCGCCAGCGGATCCCGGACGTGACCCTCTCCCTCAACTACGCCCAGCAGGGCACGACCAACCAGGCGGTGACGCCGCCCACCTTCACGCTCGGTCTCGCCTTGCCGCTGCCGCTCTTCTACCAGCAGCAGGGCGAGATCCGGCGCGCCGAGGCGGACGTCTCGACCCAGGCGCTCCAGGCGACGAAGCTCGAGGCCCAGGTCGCCGCGGACGTCGCGACGGGACTCGCGGACTACGCCGCCTCCGGCGCGCTGGTGCGGCGCATGGAGGGGGGCCTGCTGGCGCGCGCGGCGCGGGCCCGCGACCTCGTCCAGGTGCAGTACCAGAAGGGCGCCGCTTCGCTCCTCGACTACCTCGACGCGCAGCGCACCTTCGTCGCCACCCGCGTCGAGTACCACCAGGACCTCGCGGCCTACTGGACCGCCGTGTTCAAGCTGGAGGCGGCGGTGGGGGAGGAGCTGCGATGAGAGGGACGGTGCTCACGGCGCTGCTCGGCCTCGCCCTCGCCTGCCGCGAAGGCGGGCCGGCGCGCGGCGCGGCGCCCCAGGGCGACGAGCTCACCCTCGACGAGGCGCGGCTCGACCGCGGCGAGGCGCAGCTGGCCGTCGCCACGGAGGGGGAGCTCCGGCAGGCGGTGGCCGCCGCGGGCCGGGTCGCCTTCGACGACCAGCGCGTCCAGCACGTCCTCTCGCCGGTGGCCGGCCGCGTCACCCGCGTCCTCGCCCACGCGGGCCAGCGCGTGGCGAGGGGCACCCCGCTCCTCACCCTGGCCTCGCCGGAGGTGGGGGCGGCGCTCGCCGACCTCCTCAAGGCGCAGTCCGACCTGGCGCAGGCGGGCGCGGAGCTGGCGCGGCAGCGCCGGCTGGTGGGCGCCCACGCCGGCCCGGCGCGCGACCTCGAGGCCGCCGAGGACGCGCACCGCAAGGCGGAGGCGGAGCTGGCGCGGGCCCGCCAGCGGGCGGCGCTGCTGCGGGCGGGCGACGTCGACGCGGTGACGCAGGAGCTGACGCTCAAGGCGGCGCTCCCGGGCGAGGTCCTGGCGCGGGCGGTGAGCCCGGGCCTGGAGGTGCAGGGCGCCTCCTCCGGCACCCCGGTCGAGCTGTTCACGGTGGGCGACATCTCGCGGGTCTGGATCCTGGCCGACGTGGCCGAGGGCGACCTGGGCCGCGTCCGGGCCGGCGCCGCCGCCACCGTGCGCGTGCCCGCCTGGCCCGGCCGGAGCTTCGCCGGCACCGTGCAGTGGGTGGCCGGCACCCTCGACCCCGCGCTCCGCACCGGGCGCGTCCGGATCGCGCTCGACAACGCCGACCGGGCGCTCGAGCCCGAGATGCTGGCGCAGGTCGCGATCGACGCCCCGCCGCTGCGCGCGCTGACCGTCCCCCGCGCCGCGCTCACGACCGTCGAGGGCGAGAGCTTCGCCTACGTGAGCGAGGGCCCGCCGCAGGACGGCCGCCAGCGCTTCCGGCGGCGGCGCGTGCGGGCGAGCGGGGATCCGGCGAGCCCGCTGGCCGTGATCGAGGGGGGGCTCGCGGCGGGGGAGCGGCTCCTGGTGGAGCAGCCCACGACCCGCGAGCCCGGCGCCGGCGAGGTGCGGATCTCGGAGCACCAGGCCGAGCACGCGGGGATCCGGCTGCAGGCGGCGGGGGAGCAGGACCTGGACGACACGCTGGTGGCCGGAGGCCGCATCGCCTTCGACGATCTGCGCGTCGCGCACGTCTTCTCGCCGGTGACGGGGCGGGTCACCCGCGTGCTGGCCGAGCCGGGCCGCCACGTGAAGCGGGGCGACCCGCTCGTCGCCCTCGTCTCGCCCGAGGTGGGCAGCGCCTTCGCGGACGCCGTCAAGGCGGAGGCGGACGAGGTGGCGGCCCGGCACGAGCTCACGCGCCAGCGCGAGCTCGTCGAGGCGCACGCCGGCGCGCGCAAGGACCTGGAGGCAGCGGAGGCCGTGTGGCGCCGCGCGCAGGCCGAGCTGGCGCGCGCCCGGCAGAAGACCCGGCTGCTCTCGACGGGCAGCTTCGACACCGTCACCCAGGAGTACACCCTGCGCAGCCCCGTCGACGGGGAGGTGGTGGCGCGCGCCGCCGCGCGGGGGCTCGAGGTGCAGGGCCAGTGGTCCGGCGCCGGCGCGCCGGTCGAGCTCTTCACGGTGGGAGCGCTCGATCCACTCTGGGTGGTGGGCGACGTCTACGAGATGGACCTGCCCCACGTCCGGACCGGCAGCGCGGTCGAGGTCCGCGTGCCGGCCTTCCCCGACCGCACCTTCCGCGGCAAGGTGGACTGGGTCTCCGCCGTCCTCGATCCAGCCACCCGGACCGCGAAGGTGCGATGCGCCATCGCGAACCCCGGGCACTTGCTGCGCCCGGACATGGCGCCCGTCCTCACCATCGCGCTGCCGAGCCACCGCCACCTGTCC encodes:
- a CDS encoding TolC family protein → MHLPLPRALALLAALAAAVPPPARAAAPAVPEPLALPPRLTLEEASRLFRERGLDLLLADAAVASAEGDLSAAGAVANPQLSASYGRSRTFGDCVDVQGNPSACGWLPQPQYGLGLSDSGAVFDVLTGKRGLRVDAARAALQAARASRADAERTVGAQVRQQVAQVVLAQESSRFAREVAAAQASALELTRTREAAGAISEADVARVEVAKLEADQAVDAAAQALRDARAQLAFLLGARGEVPEFEVDAPDLAQGREPPALAGATAPALLARAAERRPDLHAARLQRERAEAALALARRQRIPDVTLSLNYAQQGTTNQAVTPPTFTLGLALPLPLFYQQQGEIRRAEADVSTQALQATKLEAQVAADVATGLADYAASGALVRRMEGGLLARAARARDLVQVQYQKGAASLLDYLDAQRTFVATRVEYHQDLAAYWTAVFKLEAAVGEELR
- a CDS encoding efflux RND transporter periplasmic adaptor subunit — its product is MRGTVLTALLGLALACREGGPARGAAPQGDELTLDEARLDRGEAQLAVATEGELRQAVAAAGRVAFDDQRVQHVLSPVAGRVTRVLAHAGQRVARGTPLLTLASPEVGAALADLLKAQSDLAQAGAELARQRRLVGAHAGPARDLEAAEDAHRKAEAELARARQRAALLRAGDVDAVTQELTLKAALPGEVLARAVSPGLEVQGASSGTPVELFTVGDISRVWILADVAEGDLGRVRAGAAATVRVPAWPGRSFAGTVQWVAGTLDPALRTGRVRIALDNADRALEPEMLAQVAIDAPPLRALTVPRAALTTVEGESFAYVSEGPPQDGRQRFRRRRVRASGDPASPLAVIEGGLAAGERLLVEQPTTREPGAGEVRISEHQAEHAGIRLQAAGEQDLDDTLVAGGRIAFDDLRVAHVFSPVTGRVTRVLAEPGRHVKRGDPLVALVSPEVGSAFADAVKAEADEVAARHELTRQRELVEAHAGARKDLEAAEAVWRRAQAELARARQKTRLLSTGSFDTVTQEYTLRSPVDGEVVARAAARGLEVQGQWSGAGAPVELFTVGALDPLWVVGDVYEMDLPHVRTGSAVEVRVPAFPDRTFRGKVDWVSAVLDPATRTAKVRCAIANPGHLLRPDMAPVLTIALPSHRHLSVPRDAVLRLGDETIVFVASGRTPDGQLAYRRRKVVPGEDRPGGSVPILEGLVPGEQVVVSGGIFLVGLL